TCTGCGGCAAACTCGGACTGCTGAAATGTACCTTCCAGTACATCCCTGTGGGGTTGCGCGATTTCAAGTAGGACTGTAAACGCATGGTGTTTCTCCTTGGCAGATTCCCTTGTCTGGCCTTTTCAGTGAAAGTGGAAAAAAGCAGCCCACGTTACGGCCATTGTTCAGAGAGATTCTGTGCTAATGGGTTATTATTTCAGTCCAAAGAATCCTAGGGCAGATCTGTTTTCAGGCGGGCCTGATTTACAATGCGGGGGTGGGGATCTATGGCTTTCAGTTTCTGTTTCATTTTTATCAGCAGATTGGCAGGGTTAACGGCCTGAGGGAAAAGCCTTTTTTATGGGGTGGAGGCAATGGGAAGGGGGGATAGGGTTGTAAACAAAGCAGAAATCTTTTTGGGAGTACTGAATAATGATTCGGTGGCAGCACGGAGGGGCAAAAAGTATTCTCATATTTTCCCTCTGAGTCAGCTGGGGAACTGGGATAAATTAAAAGCAATAAAAAAAGGGCTCACAGCATTATGCTGTAAGCCCTTAATTTTTAAGTGGCAGAAGGGCAGGGATTCGAACCCCGATAGACGGAGTCAGAGTCCGTAGTCTTACCATTAGACGACCCCTCTGCAAACGGGTGTTAAACTAGAAGAAAAGAGGGGTGGTGTCAAGAAAAAAATGAAAAAAGAATTAGGTGCGCCAGAACTTTTTTCTAGAAAGTTTCTAAAAAGGCAATGGCAGCCCTGATTCTGGGCAGACTGCGTTCTTTTCCAAGCAGGGCCAGAGTTTCACCCATGCCGGGGCTCTGTCCTTTGCCGGTAAGGGCTACCCGCAGGGGGCCTCCCACTTTGCCGAGTTTGAGATTCATTTCTTCGCAGACGCTGTGAAGCAGGGCCTCCATGGCGGTTTCCGACTCCTCTTCGCTCTCTGTGAGTTTTTCTTCTATTTTTTTCAGAACCTCCAGGCTGCCGGTCTTGAAGTTCTTTTTGATGGCCACCTCGCAATAAGTGGAGGGTGCCACAAAAAAAGGTTCTGCCTGCTGGGCCATCTCAAGGAGGGTCTTGCTTCTAGGCTGGAGCAGGGAGATAATGGCAGGAAGCCGGGTATCGTCTGGATCGTGGGGTATGGCAAGATCCGTCATCTGCTCCAGAAGGGGGGGCAACAGTTTCTCGGGTGTACTTTTTTGTATGTGTTCTCCATTAAGGGCCGTAAGCTTGTCCATATCAAATACACCGGGAGATCGGCCGATGGCTTCAAGGGTAAAGAGGTGTTTCATGTCTTCTATGGTGAAAAACTCCTGATCTCCGCTGGACCAGCCAAGGCGTACGAGATAGTTCAGCAGGGCTTCGGGAAGAAAGCCCATTTTTTTGTATTCCATGACCCCCATGGCACCATGTCGTTTGGAAAGTCGGGTCCGGTCGGGTCCAAGAACCATGGGAACATGCCCGAATTTTGGGATGTTGGCTCCAAGGGCTTCGTAAATGAGAATCTGTTTGGGGGTGTTGCTGATGTGATCGTCACCCCGGATCACGTGGGTGATGTTCATGGTAAGGTCATCAATGACAACGGCAAAGTTATAGGTATACACACCGTCGCTGCGGCAGATGATAAAATCATCTATTTCTGTGTTGGGTATGGATATGGGGCCTTTCACCACATCGTCGATGCGAGTGCTGCCCGTATCCGGAGTCAGCAGGCGGACGACGGCTCCTGGCTGAGGCTGCCGGTTTTTATGACGGCAGGAACCGTCGTACATGGGATTGCGGCCCTCGGCTCTGGCCTTTTCTCTCATGGCTTCCACTGTTTCAGGGGAGCAGGTGCAGTAATAGGCTTTTTCTTCCGCAACAAGACGGTCGAGAAATTTTTGGTAGATATCAAAGCGTCGGGTCTGATAGTATGGACCTTCATCCCAGTCGATACCCAGCCACTCAAGGCCCTGGAAGATGGCATCGACGGATTCCTGGGTTGACCGGAGGGTATCCGTATCCTCAATGCGCAGGATGAATTTACCCCCGGTTTTCCGGGCGTAAAGCCAGTTGAACAGGGCGGTACGGGCCCCTCCCACATGCAGATAGCCCGTAGGGCTTGGCGGAAAGCGTGTTATAATGGTGTCTGTCACTGTAAACCTCGGTTTTTCGGTTGCGACTGGAGTTGCCTGTATGCGCCGTGAGACGCATAAAAAAAGAGGATTATCATAAGCTGTCCTCTTCGGACAAGGGGGGGAAGGGAAAAAACTTGACAGCATCCGTTGAATTCTCATAGGAAAACGGCTATCATGTCGCGGTTTTGTGGGTTGTGCAGGCTGCGTTTAGAAAAATATAAATTATTTCAGGAGATTGATATGGCTGTACCAAAGAGAAAAGTATCCAAGTCAAGAAGAGACAAGGGCCGGACACACAAGAAAACGGCTGGTGTCAATGTGTCCGCCTGCCCTGAGTGCGGCGAAGCAAAACAATCCCATGCTGCCTGCAGAAGCTGCGGTACCTATAAAGGACGTACGGTTCTGGCAGATATGGAGGTCTGATCCCCAGGGGTGGATGCCCGGGTGAAAGACAGGGAAAGGAGGGGGTCCGGAGTGTTTTTCCCCATAATGGGGGATGCTTGACCCCTTTTGCTTTTTACTGAAGCTTCAGTGGGGCTCTGTTTTCCTGCCCCTTTTTGATTCCAAGAAAGGAAATATCATGTCCGTTGAAGATAAGGTTCGCAAAGTCATTGCTGAAAAACTGGATGTGGATATTGATGAGGTGGTGCCAGGGGCCTCACTGGTGGAAGACCTGGGAGCCGATTCACTGGATCTTGTGGAACTGATGATGAGTATGGAAGATGTCTTTGATGTGGATATTTCCGATGAGCAGGCGGAAAAACTCCGTACCGTCAAAGACGTGATTGAGTTTCTGGAAGCTCTGTGATGGTAGCAGGAAGCCTCCGTACTCCTCGCAGGGTAGCTGTTACGGGAATCGGCATGGTTTCTCCTCTGGGTCTCAGTGCCGGTGAAACCTGGCAGGGCTTGACCCAGGGGCGCTCCGGTATTGGCCCGATTACACGATTTGATACGGAAGGCCAGAGCGTAACCATTGCCGGTGAAGTCAAAGGGTTTCGGGCAGAGGACTTTCTCCCCCGGAAGGAAGCCAGGCGTACGCCTTTGTTCATGGCATATGGTGTCGCTGCGGCACAGATGGCCGTGGAGGATGCGCGGATGCCCGAAGGCTGGACCGGGGATGCCCGTACAGGGGTCTATGCGGGCTGTGGCATTGGCGGGCTTGAGGTGATGGAAGAAAATTTCCGTACCCTTGTGTCCAGAGGCCCGGGCAGGGTGAGTCCTTTTCTGATTCCCCACTTCATTGGCAATATGGCTGGTGGCATGGTGGCCATGCATATGGGGCTCAGGGGGCCGAATCTCACCTTTGCGACAGCCTGTGCTGCCGGAGCCCACGCTGTGGGCGAGGCTTTCCGCCGAATCCGGGATGGCTATGCGGATGTCATGTTGGCCGGTGGCAGCGAGGCTGTTGTCAGCCCACTTTGTCTGGCTGGGTTTGCTGCTATGAAGGCGCTTTCCACCCGCAATGACAGCCCGGAGAGTGCCAGTCGCCCCTTTGACAGAGACAGGGACGGGTTTGTGGTGGGAGAAGGAGCCTGTTTCCTTGTGCTGGAGAATCTGGAGAAAGCCCGGGAGCGAGGGGCTCGGATTTATGCCTGCATAGATGGGTATGGTGCGGGATGCGATGCTTATCATATCACGGCTCCGGAACCCGAAGGACAGGGAATGGCCGCCTGCATGCAGGCGGCCCTGCTGGATGGCGGCGTTTGCCCTGATCAGGTGGGGTGGGTGAACGCCCACGGCACCGGCACCCCTTTGAATGATGTTTGTGAGACAAGAGCTGTGAAGCAGGTGTTCGGAGGCCATGCGCAAAAGCTTTGCATAACGGCTCTGAAAAGCATGACAGGGCATCTCCTTGGAGCTGCCGGAGGGTTTGCAGCGGGTGTGAGTGCCCTGGCCCTTTATCATGGTATTCTGCCTCCAACGCGGAACCTTAATCATCCGGATCCGGAATGCGACCTTGATTATATCCCGAATCAGGCCAGGAGTCAGGATGTAAAGATGGCTCTGACCAATGCCTTCGGCTTTGGTGGAACCAATGCCTCCCTGTTGATGGCAGTGGAGTCTGGCCGTGAAAGAGATATCTCATGACAGATAAAAATGTTATTTTGCTGGCCAGTGACCATGCTGCCGTGGACCTGAAGACCGTTGTGGCAGAGCATCTGCGCTCCCGGGGAATGGCTGTCGAAGATATGGGAACCCATGGTAGGGATTCCGTGGATTACACCGAGTATGGCATCCGGGTGGCGCGGGCAATTTCTGAAGGGCGTGCAGAACGGGGTATTCTTCTCTGCGGAACGGGCATTGGTATGAGCATGGTGGCCAACCGTTTTCCCGGCGTGCGGGCAGCGCTCTGCAATGATCTTTTTTCTGCAGGCATGAGCCGCCGTCATAATGATGCCAATATTCTCGTTTTGGGGGGACGGGTCCTGGGTGATGTGCTGGCCCGTGCCATTGTGAGCGCATGGCTGGAAACACCCTTTGAGGGGGGGCGTCATCAGGTGCGGCTGGATCATTTTAACCAGGGATTCTGTGATCCCTTTAAGTGATGGAGATGGGTAAGAATATGGACATCATTCGTGCGGTGGATCCGGATATAGCTGATTCCATGGACAGGGAGCTGGCCCGTCAGCAGGGCAGTCTGGAGCTGATTGCTTCTGAAAATATTGTGAGCCCTGCGGTTATGGCGGCTCAGGGCAGCATCATGACCAACAAGTATGCCGAAGGCTATCCTGCCAAACGGTATTACGGTGGCTGCGAGTTTGTGGATGAGGCGGAAAACCTTGCCCTTGCAAGGGCAAGGGAGCTCTTTGGTGCTGTGTACGCGAACGTGCAGCCCCATTCCGGATCCCAGGCAAATATGGCCTGCTATTTTGGTCTTCTGGAACCCGGAGATAGAATTCTGGGCATGGACCTTTCCCACGGTGGACACCTCACCCACGGATCCCCTGTGAACTTTTCCGGCAGACTTTATGATTTCAGCCATTACGGTGTTGCCAGAGAAACGGGGCGAATTGACTATGATGCTCTGCAAAAGCAGGCAGAAGAAGTTCGCCCCCGCATGATTGTTGCCGGGGCCAGTGCCTATCCACGCATTCTGGATTTCGAGCGTTTTGCCACCATTGCCGCATCCGTGGATGCTTTTCTGATGGTGGATATGGCTCATATTGCCGGTCTTGTGGCTGCAGGCCTCCATCCTTCTCCCATTCCCCATGCTACTGTTGTCACGAGTACCACTCATAAAACCCTGCGGGGACCTCGTGGGGGATTGATCCTTGCGCGAGATGATAAGGCAGCCGTTTTCAACAAACAGATTTTTCCCGGTATTCAGGGTGGGCCTCTGATGCATGTGATAGCAGCCAAGGCCGTGGCTTTCAAAGAGGCTCTTGCCGATGATTTTACGGCTTATCAGG
Above is a genomic segment from Desulfobotulus pelophilus containing:
- the rpmF gene encoding 50S ribosomal protein L32, which encodes MAVPKRKVSKSRRDKGRTHKKTAGVNVSACPECGEAKQSHAACRSCGTYKGRTVLADMEV
- the rpiB gene encoding ribose 5-phosphate isomerase B; translation: MTDKNVILLASDHAAVDLKTVVAEHLRSRGMAVEDMGTHGRDSVDYTEYGIRVARAISEGRAERGILLCGTGIGMSMVANRFPGVRAALCNDLFSAGMSRRHNDANILVLGGRVLGDVLARAIVSAWLETPFEGGRHQVRLDHFNQGFCDPFK
- the fabF gene encoding beta-ketoacyl-ACP synthase II, with product MVAGSLRTPRRVAVTGIGMVSPLGLSAGETWQGLTQGRSGIGPITRFDTEGQSVTIAGEVKGFRAEDFLPRKEARRTPLFMAYGVAAAQMAVEDARMPEGWTGDARTGVYAGCGIGGLEVMEENFRTLVSRGPGRVSPFLIPHFIGNMAGGMVAMHMGLRGPNLTFATACAAGAHAVGEAFRRIRDGYADVMLAGGSEAVVSPLCLAGFAAMKALSTRNDSPESASRPFDRDRDGFVVGEGACFLVLENLEKARERGARIYACIDGYGAGCDAYHITAPEPEGQGMAACMQAALLDGGVCPDQVGWVNAHGTGTPLNDVCETRAVKQVFGGHAQKLCITALKSMTGHLLGAAGGFAAGVSALALYHGILPPTRNLNHPDPECDLDYIPNQARSQDVKMALTNAFGFGGTNASLLMAVESGRERDIS
- the glyA gene encoding serine hydroxymethyltransferase, which produces MDIIRAVDPDIADSMDRELARQQGSLELIASENIVSPAVMAAQGSIMTNKYAEGYPAKRYYGGCEFVDEAENLALARARELFGAVYANVQPHSGSQANMACYFGLLEPGDRILGMDLSHGGHLTHGSPVNFSGRLYDFSHYGVARETGRIDYDALQKQAEEVRPRMIVAGASAYPRILDFERFATIAASVDAFLMVDMAHIAGLVAAGLHPSPIPHATVVTSTTHKTLRGPRGGLILARDDKAAVFNKQIFPGIQGGPLMHVIAAKAVAFKEALADDFTAYQGRVVENAVAMAGALMDEGLNLVSGGTDNHLMLVDLTNTGITGKEAEAVLGQAGITVNKNTIPFETRSPFVTSGIRIGTAALTTRGMGVNEMKTIASWIAACVKNPSDAVKAEAVRKEVATLTARFPLFQY
- the gltX gene encoding glutamate--tRNA ligase gives rise to the protein MTDTIITRFPPSPTGYLHVGGARTALFNWLYARKTGGKFILRIEDTDTLRSTQESVDAIFQGLEWLGIDWDEGPYYQTRRFDIYQKFLDRLVAEEKAYYCTCSPETVEAMREKARAEGRNPMYDGSCRHKNRQPQPGAVVRLLTPDTGSTRIDDVVKGPISIPNTEIDDFIICRSDGVYTYNFAVVIDDLTMNITHVIRGDDHISNTPKQILIYEALGANIPKFGHVPMVLGPDRTRLSKRHGAMGVMEYKKMGFLPEALLNYLVRLGWSSGDQEFFTIEDMKHLFTLEAIGRSPGVFDMDKLTALNGEHIQKSTPEKLLPPLLEQMTDLAIPHDPDDTRLPAIISLLQPRSKTLLEMAQQAEPFFVAPSTYCEVAIKKNFKTGSLEVLKKIEEKLTESEEESETAMEALLHSVCEEMNLKLGKVGGPLRVALTGKGQSPGMGETLALLGKERSLPRIRAAIAFLETF
- the acpP gene encoding acyl carrier protein, with protein sequence MSVEDKVRKVIAEKLDVDIDEVVPGASLVEDLGADSLDLVELMMSMEDVFDVDISDEQAEKLRTVKDVIEFLEAL